The bacterium region TTGTTGATTCATTGAGTTGTTGCTGAGTGCCACTACCCCGTTCGCTTTCTGAAACAAGACGGAAAGCTGAAAGAAGACGGTCGGAAACCGAGGATACTTTCAGGCGAATCTGGTGATTTACCGCTGCCGGAAGCGCATATCCATGCGGCGCTACGGGTTGAGAAATCTTTGCCCTGTCGGACCCTTTTTCGCACTGGCTTCCTGATCCACAACGGCGAGGATGTCGCTGCGGCTGACGAGCAGGTATTCCTCATTGTCCATCTTGATCTCAGTGCCGCCGTAGCGGGCATAGACGATGTGGTCGCCCTTCTTGAGGACTTCCGACATTCTCTTCTGCTTGCGATCGGTGTGTTCGACGTCGTCGCCGACTTCGATGACTTCACCCATCTGGGGACGCTCTTTTGCCGTGTCGGGGATGATGATTCCGCCGACTTTGCGCTCTTCTTCCTTGAGGGGCTTGATGAGGACTCGCTCGTCAATGGGACGGATTTTCATGGGATTGAACTCCTGAATTGGGTTATGGTTGGGAGGGTGAAGACTGGTTATTAGCACTCTTTCTTGCCGAGTGCTAACAGTAATACAATATAACTTTGTGGAGGTTCCCAGTCAAGCTGAGTTGTCAAGGAGGTGGATTGTTTTTCCTACGCTTAGTCGAATGTTTCATTTCAGTTGACCCGAGTCCTCTTGAGGGCGGGCACAAACGGGGCGGCCGAAGCGCATGGCCATGCTGCGCTACGGAGATTTGGCTGGGGTCTGGAACGTAGTTGCATTTCTCGCCGGAGGGTATTAGAATAAAGAAAACCCCGTTATCCTCTTTTCTTTTGAAGGGTGGAAAGCCGGCAGAATGGAGGCGATTATGCGATGTAGTGATGTGAATTGTTTCACAATCAAGTGGATAGGTATCCGAGTGTCGCTTGTTGTGGTTGCTGTTGTGCTCGCCGCCGCGTTGGCTGCCGGGGCAGCCGAGCCGCCGGTGGGAGATGCGGCGCTGGGAACGCGGGCTTATAAGGATTACGAGACTCCCCAGAGCTGCGGAACGTCGTGTCACGTGGACCTCTATCGGCAATGGCAACAGGCGATGATGTCGCAGGCGTACACGCACCATTGGGATGAGATCGAGTATTTCAAGTTAGCGGTGCCACACGCCGAGAAGGATCCCAAAGTGGCGGGAGTGAAGGCGGGCGCAACGGTTGCCATGCTCCCGTCTCCTTCCTTGCGGGAGACGTGCCGCCGCCCCATCCGAAGGAGAACAGCCGGGCCAATGAATCGGTGTCGTGCGATCTTTGCCACACGGTTACCGGTTTTGCGGGCGACACACCGTACAACTTCAACTGGATATCCGAGCCGGGTGCGGTCAAGTACGGCCCGCGCGCGGGCGTGGAATCTCCCAATCACGAAACCGCTAAATCGGACTTCCTGGCACAGGCCGAGTTTTGCGGGACGTGTCACAACGAGGAGAGTCCGTACGGAGTGTGGGTGAAGTCCACTCATCTCGAATGGAAGGACGGGCCGTACGCAAAGGAGGGCGTGCGCTGCCACGACTGCCACATGACCTACGGGGATATGCGGACGGCCGAGATGGGAGAGAAGTATCCCGACGCCGCGCTGCATCTATTTCACGGGGCGCACGATCCGGGTAAGGTGCGGGGTACGATTGAACTGCGCATTCATCCCGATATTCGCGAGGCCGAGCCGGGAGACCGGATCAAGTTCACGGTGGCGCTGTTCAATCAGAAGACCGGCCACAAGTTTCCCACCGGATCGGTGGAAGACCGCATCGTGTGGCTGCACGTGGAAGCGAAGGACGCGGCGGGAAAAACCTATCATCTGCCGGTGGACAAGAAGGGATTCGAGGGCGAGAAGTGGACGATCGCGGCCGATGAATTGGCCTATCAGGATATGGGAATCGCGCTCGACCGGACGGATTTCCCGGGCGTGCAGCGCGACGGCGTGCCGGTGGGGAACCGGATTTTCCGGATGCCCTATTTCGATCCGCAGGGGCGGATGACCATTCAGCAGTGGAACACCGCTTCGCTGGGAGTGGACTACCGTCTCGGCCCGCGCGAGACCAAGGTGGAAACGTTCACGTTTACGCTGCCCGATGACTTGGCCGATGGGCCGCTGACGGTGACGGCCACGCTGAACTATCAGAAACTGGTCAAGCCGGTGGCGGATTTTCTGGAAGTGCCGGCGGAGGAAGCGGAGATTATCGAGGTCAACCAACATCAGACCATCGTGAACGTTGTCGGCTAAGGAGGAGTTATGCGCAGAGCTATGGTTTGGTTAATCGCGGCTTTCGTCGGCATTCTGACGCTCAGCGAAGCCGCGACGGCGATGCCGGCGTTTGCCCGCAAGTACAATATGTCGTGCGCGGTTTGTCACGCTCCGTTTCCCCGGCTGAAAGCCTACGGGGACGAGTTCGCGGGCAACGGATTCGTGCTGAAGGATAAGGATGCGCCGCGCTATTTTACCGACACCGGCGATTCGCAATTGTCGCTGATCCGCGATTTTCCGATTGCCGCTCGCTTCGACGGACACGCGGTGTATAATACGGCCACCGAACGAGAGCTTGATTTCGAGTGGCCGTGGGTGCTGAAGATTCTCTCGGGAGGTGCGATTGCCCCGCACGTGGCTTATTATTTTTACTTTTTCCTCAGCGAACGAGGGGAAGTGGCGGGCGTGGAAGACGCATTCGTGATGTTCAACGACGTCTTCAAGAGCGATCTCGACATCTATCTTGGGCAGTTTCAGGCTTCCGATCCGCTGTTCAAGGGGGAGCTGGCGCTCACTTTCGAGAAGTATCAGGTCTACGGTGTGCGGCCGGGACTCTCGGTTGCCAATCTGAAGTATGACCGGGGAGTGATGCTGAATTATGGCTTTCCCACGGGAACGGACTTGTTCGTCGAGGTCCTGAACGGCAACGGGATCGGCGAAGCCGACGCGCAGCGAACCTACGACAACGACGAGTATAAGAATTTCATGGGCCGGCTGTCGCAGGACGTGGGTGAGTACGTGCGGGTGGGCGGATTCGGCTATTGGGGGAAGGAGAAGGGACTGAACTCGGATACCACGCTGAATCCGAACGGCGAGGTTCATGCCAACGAAATCGGCATGGCCGGGCCGGACGTCACGTTCGCGGCGGGTCCGGTCGAGCTCAATGGTCAGTATGTGTGGCGGAAGGACAGCGATCCGATCATGCTCTGCCAAAGCAAGAACGAAGTGGTCACGACGGGCGGATTCGTGGAGGCGATTTTCTGGCCATACGGAGACAAGAGCCGGTGGTATGCGGTGGGACTTTTCAACTGGGTGGACTCCGACCAGAAAGACCTGAAGTATCAGACGCTGACCGGTCATTTCGGTTATCTGCTGCGCACCAACTTTCGTTTGACGGCGGAGTTCACCTATGGCATGGAGAATGAAGAGAGCCGGGCGGCATTGGGGTTTGTGACGGGATTCTGATCGGCAGGAGCGAACCGAAGAAAAGGGCGGCCTTTGCGGTCGCCCTTTGAATTGTTCCGTCGGGATCGGGGATATGAGCGGGGAGCTTCTCGCCGATTCGCTGCTGCCCCTTAGATCCCCGTGAACGGGGGGAACGGATTGGGGAGCTATTTACCGAGCAGGTAGATGACGTTGATTTGGATGTTGGTTTGGTCGAGGTCGGCCCAATCGAGTTGGACTTCCCCGCTGGCCTTCCACTGTTCGTTGAACTGATGCTCCACACCGCCGACGATGTAGAAACCGAATTCGGTTTCGCTGCTACTGGAGCTGCCCCAGTAGTCATGAGGCCAGTCGGCTTTCACCGAGAAGAAGTGCAGACCGAGACCGCCGCCGCCGTACGGTTCCCACGGACCCTCGATGAAGTGATATTTCACGCCGCTGCGGAGGGCGATGTCGCTGGTGGTCACTTTGAATTCGTCCGTCAGCCAACCCAAGTCATACGAGCTGGACCAATAGCAGAGGGACGCGTCCCAATGAAGCTGGGGAATCCACGTGCCCAAGTCGGCGACGGCACCGATGGTGAAGGTTCCCTGATAGTCTAATTCGGGATCTACGTAGCCAATCCGGCCGCCGATGCCCTTGAATCCGATGTCCGACTGGGCCAGGGCCGTAGACATCAAGCCCAGCATCCATCCACCCAATGCCAAAACAAGAATTGCGTTTCTGATTTTCATGGTCGTTCCTTTGAAGGCTGAATGTGTAATGTTGTAGCCCTGATGGGCCATACAAACGGTTGGTCAATTGACGGCGCGTAACATAGCGATTTTCGGAATGTCGCGCAACTGTTTTTTCGGCCGGTTTGTTCGCGGATTTCGGGTTTTGGTTTCCTGGTTGTTCTGTATCTAATCCGGCCCGGCGGACCTTCGCCGCAATCTTAGCGGCGGAGGACGGATTTGACGGCGAGTTTGAAGAGATGGAAGTGAAACCTATTGTACTCCGGCTCGACCATGTAGCGTTCGGCGGCGGGGAGAAATTCTGCATTCACGGGAATCTGGAGAAGCTTCCGCGAGTTGAGCCGGTTGCGCGAGTAGAGGAATCCCTCGTATCCGTACTTGCGAATCAACCGGAGGGTGACGGAGTTGAAATCCTCATCTCCACCAAAGGGAATCGAGAAGACTCGCGACAGAGGAACGTTCAGTCCCTGCAGGAGCTGGAGATTGCGGCGAATATCGTTCTCTTGTTCGTCGTCGGTGAGGGACGACAGGACATAGTGGTGATAGGTGTGGCTGCCCAGCGTGCACAGCGGATTTGTCCGAAGCAGGGAAGAATCATTGACGCAAAAAGACATTTCCTCGAAACGGATATTTTCCTGTTCGAGAAAACGATCCACGTGCAGGTCAAGGCGGCGGCTGCTCACGCGCGGGTCCTTGGTGACGCGGTAGAAGTTCTCGACCGTCATGAGCCGCGCGTCGTCCGCGAGAGGAGCCAAGAAATCGAGGAACTTGGCGACGAGTCCGCGGTTGATCAGGAAGCGAATCTTGTCGCGCCAGAACGCTTTGCCTTCGAGGGAGCAGCCGTTGACAAAGACGGTGAACGGGACCTTCAGCGATTCGAGAACGGCGGCGGCCTCGGTGAAGACGCAGGTATAGGCGTCGTCGAAGGTGATGGCCACCCGGCCGGTGCGATAGCGGCGGAAAAAGTCGTCCACGCTGACGATATCGAAGTGCCGCTTCAGCCAGCGGATCTGCCGGTACAGTTGTTCGGGAGTGACGTTGTGCAGTCCCTGCCGCAGACGGTCGGGGACGCGCGCGAACGTGGAATGGTAGAGCAGCACGTGCGACGTCCACAGCCTTTGCAGGGAATTGGCGACGGGCAGCAGCATCTTAAAGTCCGCTATTGACCAGTCTCACGTCGTCCAATTCGCCAGCCGTTTGTCGGCGGCAGTACTCTTCGAGAAACCGCCGGCGATTCCGCAGGTAGCGGCAGGCGATCCAGCCGTTCATGTCGCGGTCGAAAAAGAGTTTTCCCTTGGTCCACTGCGGCATGGCCCTCATTTCACCGGCGGCGAGACGGCGGATCGCCTGAATCATGAGATCCGTTCCCAACTGAATGCAGCGGCTGTTGATGGTTCCGTAGGTGTCGTCGGGACGGATTTCCGGCCGCGCGGTGTAGATGATGTCGCCCGAGTCAATGCCCAGCGAAATGCGGTGGATGGTCACGCCGAAGTAGCCGTACTCCCCAAGGACAATCGGCCAGAGGTTGGTCATCCCGCCGCGATAGTAGGGGGAGAGTCCGGTGTGGATGTTTATGACGTGGGGAGCCGATTCGATGATCTTCTTGCGGACCAGACAGGTTCCCATAATCACGATGGCGTCGGGCCGGGCGCGGCGGATGATCTCCACGTAGTGGGGATCATTCACGGACGGATAGGGCGCTCCGACCTCGGCCAGCACGAGATCGCGATGCCGTTCGAGGAAACGTTCTTTCGATCCGCCGAACGCTTCCGACTCGGCGGCGGCTTTTTCGGCTTGCAGCTGCCGGTTGCAGCCGCGGAAGATGCGATTCAAGGCGGCGTTTCGCAGCCGGGATTTCAGGTTTTTGTCCTTCAGTATTCCGCTAAGTCCGCCGTTTTTCTTGACGGAACGTTTGGCCCCCGTAACAATCCCCACGACCATCCCGGTTTCTTCGACAATTCGGTTCACGAAGTAGAAATGGCGGTCGGAGTTGTGGGTAAGAATCACGATTCGCACGAAAATCACCGTTCGACTGAGTACGTTCAGAACTTGACGCGCTGCTTTGGATGGCGCGAATATAGCGAATCGCCCTCCGATATGCAAACAACTCCGGTCGGCGAGCTGTAAGGCTTAATAATTAAGAGCTTACAAGGATGAAAATCGAACCAAACGGGAGATTTCTCCCGTTCATCATGTACTTGTTTAACGAATTCCAATTGCAAGAGTCACGGGACTTTGCTAAACTGAAGACATGAAGACCGGAACCGGCCTCCGCTATCTGGCGATTGCCCACGAACTGGAACGGTCGTGGCTATTCGATGCGTTCGCCGCCCCCAACCCGACTTTGCTGCCCGCGTTTCTGTGGAGCGACCGCGACGGTGGAGACGTCTGGCTGGGTATGGGCTGGGCGGGAGTATATCCGACTCTGGAAGCGTGCCGGGCGGCGCTGGCGGGAGTGGAGTTTTTCGGTGATCCTTGCGGGCTTTATCCGCGCTGCTTTTGTGTCGTGGGATTCGAGCCGGGCGAGGACCTGCTGATGCCGTGGAACGGGTTTCAGTCACGGTTGTACGTGCTGCCCGAGGTGTTGGTGCGACAGCAGGGGGATCGGGCCGGTTTTCTGGTCATTCGTCCGATTCTTCCGAGCGTTACGGCGGCGGAGGCGGAAATCGAGTGCAGTTGCCGCGTGGCCGAGGTTCGGGTGGTATTGGAGAATCGGCAGGATCGAACGCATCGCGTGATCCGCGCGGGCGGAGAAAATTTATCGCGAACGGAATGGCGGAAGGGCGAGCGAACGATTCACGATCACATCCTTGCGGGCGAAGCGGAGAAAGTGGTGCTCGCTCGCAGCATTTGGCGGGACACGGCTGGGGAGTGGAGCGTTCCGCTGATTCTGGATCGTCTGGCCTTGGGCAGCGACGGCTGCTATCTCTACGGTCATCGTTTGAGCGGCGATTGTTTTCTGGGAGCTTCTCCGGAGCGGCTGTTCCGGCAAAGTGGAAATGAGATCACCGCCGACAGTCTTGCGGGAACGAGGCCGCGGGGAGATGACATGGAGCAGGATGAGCAACTTGCCAAAGATCTCTTGGGTTCGGAGAAGGAACGTGCCGAGCAACAACACGTGACCTCGTTTCTTCGGGATCGGATGGCCGGGCTTTGTGATAAGGTGACAGCCGACGACGAGCCGAAAGCGCGGCGTCTGACCGCGGTTCAACACCTGCACACCGAAGTCAGGGGGCAGACAAAATCCGGGACCCGGCTCGACGACGTTCTTGAGACGCTGCATCCGACTCCGGCCGTGTGCGGTGTTCCCCGCGAAAATGCGCGGGGGATCATCGCGAATTTGGAGACGATGCCGCGCGGTCTGTTCACGGGAGCGATGGGATGGGTGGACCGTGATGAAGCCGAGTTTGCCGTGATGATCCGCGCGGCCTTGATCTCGGGCGCGCGCGCGACACTTTTCGCGGGAGCAGGGATCGTGAAGGACTCCAATCCCGACGCCGAATGGGACGAAACGGAGTTGAAGATGCAGCCGCTGCTGCGGGCATTGGAAGGATAATGGATGTGAACCCGGTCAACGTGAATTTGCTGCACGCTTCTGTTTTGATCGGCGAGCTCGCCAAGTACGGAGCGCGGAGGGCGGTGATTTCTCCCGGATCGCGTTCGGCGCCGCTGGCGGTGGCAGCTCACTCGTTTCCCGGACTTAAGACCTATACGATTCTCGACGAGCGCTCGGCGGCGTTTTTCGCGTTGGGACTTTCCAAGGCGGACGGCAAGCCGGTGATTCTGATTTGCACGTCGGGTACGGCGGCGGCGAATTATTTTCCGGCGGTGATCGAAGCCAGCCGCTGGGGTGTGCTGCTGGTCGTTCTCACGGCCGATCGGCCCGCTGCGCTCCGTCAAACCGGCGCACCGCAGACGATTGACCAGACTCATCTCTACGGCAATTTCGTTCGTTTCTTCGCCGACGTTCCGGAAGCGAAACTGGATATCGAAAGATGTCGCGCGGTGCAGAGTATTGCAGCAGAGGCGTGCGCGGCAGCGACGGGATCGAATCCGGGGCCGGTTCATCTGAATGTGCCGCTGGATGAACCGCTGGCGCCGATTCCCGAGAGCGCGACGGAAGTTAAACGATTGTGGACGGCGCTGCGTGACGAAGCGACCGAGCGGCCCGCGCCACGCATCGAGACCGAGCCGCCGGAAGGCGCGATGCGGCCGGTACGACAACTTGTCACCGAATCGTTGTGCGGGCTGATCGTAGCCGGACCGGGAGCGGCATCGTCGTTTGAGGAAGCGGAGCCGATTTTCCATCTCGCGCGCAAGCTCGGATGGCCGCTCCTCGCGGACGTGGTTTCGGGAGTGCGTTTGTTCGACGAGCCGGTCGCGCCGTTTTACGATTTCTTCCTCCGCACGGAAGAACTGGCCGCGCTCGCGCCGGACGTGGTGCTGCATCTGGGAGGATTTCCTACCTCGAAGATGCTCGCGCAGTATCTGGATCGTCACCGCGCCGCGCAGACGTTCCGAATCGGTCGGTCGTTTCAAGCGGGTGATCCACTGTTCCGCGAGGGAATGTTCATCGAGTCCAGCCCGGCGATTTTCTGTCGAGAACTTGCCAAGCGACTTGGTCCGAGCCGTGACTCGCTGCTGCTTGAACCTTTTCAAAGAGCTTCCCGCCTGGTGAGCGAAGAGCTGGAGCATGTTACCCGCGAGAGTAACGACGATTGTGAAGCGCTTGTGACTCTGGCGGCGCTGAACGCTCTCAAGGAAGAGTGGAATATCGTGCTGGCGAGTAGTTTGCCGGTTCGTTATGGGGATGCACTTTTCGCTACGCAGGGCCGCCTTCACCGCGTGTATGGTCTGCGGGGAGTCAACGGAATTGACGGAACCTTGTCGCACGCGGCGGGGATTGCGACGGCATCGGGCAGGCCGACGCTGCTCGTCACCGGCGATCTGGCGCTCGTTACGATCTGACGGGACTGATCGCGGCGCTGAAATATGCGCCCAACTTGACGATATTGCTCCTCGACAACAACGGCGGCGGGATATTCCACTTCCTGCCCGTTCGCGATCACGAGGACAAAACTCTCTTTGAGACGATTCACGGAACGCCGCACCACTTGAATCTGGCGGGAGCGGGATCGCTGTTCGGAGTGGATTGGATTCCGGTTGGGCGCGCTTCGGAAATCGCGGTGCACCTGCAATCCACTCCTAAACGAGCGCGGGTTCTGCACGTGCAGAGTTCGCGGGAGCGGAATTACGCGGCATATTCGGCTCTCATCGAGCGGCTCAAGCGGGCGAGTGTGCGATGAGATGGGTGGATGTTGGAGGAGTGCGCTGGCATGTGGAGTGGCGCGGCCACGCGGAGAATCCCGTGCTCGCGATGGTACACGGATTTGCTGGTTCGCTGCGGACGTGGGATGCGCTTCTTCCCGAGCTGGAAACAAAATACCGCGTGTTGCTCGTGGACTTGCCTGGT contains the following coding sequences:
- a CDS encoding co-chaperone GroES — its product is MKIRPIDERVLIKPLKEEERKVGGIIIPDTAKERPQMGEVIEVGDDVEHTDRKQKRMSEVLKKGDHIVYARYGGTEIKMDNEEYLLVSRSDILAVVDQEASAKKGPTGQRFLNP
- a CDS encoding outer membrane beta-barrel protein; this translates as MKIRNAILVLALGGWMLGLMSTALAQSDIGFKGIGGRIGYVDPELDYQGTFTIGAVADLGTWIPQLHWDASLCYWSSSYDLGWLTDEFKVTTSDIALRSGVKYHFIEGPWEPYGGGGLGLHFFSVKADWPHDYWGSSSSSETEFGFYIVGGVEHQFNEQWKASGEVQLDWADLDQTNIQINVIYLLGK
- a CDS encoding polysaccharide deacetylase family protein, yielding MLLPVANSLQRLWTSHVLLYHSTFARVPDRLRQGLHNVTPEQLYRQIRWLKRHFDIVSVDDFFRRYRTGRVAITFDDAYTCVFTEAAAVLESLKVPFTVFVNGCSLEGKAFWRDKIRFLINRGLVAKFLDFLAPLADDARLMTVENFYRVTKDPRVSSRRLDLHVDRFLEQENIRFEEMSFCVNDSSLLRTNPLCTLGSHTYHHYVLSSLTDDEQENDIRRNLQLLQGLNVPLSRVFSIPFGGDEDFNSVTLRLIRKYGYEGFLYSRNRLNSRKLLQIPVNAEFLPAAERYMVEPEYNRFHFHLFKLAVKSVLRR
- a CDS encoding formyl transferase, yielding MRIVILTHNSDRHFYFVNRIVEETGMVVGIVTGAKRSVKKNGGLSGILKDKNLKSRLRNAALNRIFRGCNRQLQAEKAAAESEAFGGSKERFLERHRDLVLAEVGAPYPSVNDPHYVEIIRRARPDAIVIMGTCLVRKKIIESAPHVINIHTGLSPYYRGGMTNLWPIVLGEYGYFGVTIHRISLGIDSGDIIYTARPEIRPDDTYGTINSRCIQLGTDLMIQAIRRLAAGEMRAMPQWTKGKLFFDRDMNGWIACRYLRNRRRFLEEYCRRQTAGELDDVRLVNSGL
- a CDS encoding chorismate-binding protein yields the protein MKTGTGLRYLAIAHELERSWLFDAFAAPNPTLLPAFLWSDRDGGDVWLGMGWAGVYPTLEACRAALAGVEFFGDPCGLYPRCFCVVGFEPGEDLLMPWNGFQSRLYVLPEVLVRQQGDRAGFLVIRPILPSVTAAEAEIECSCRVAEVRVVLENRQDRTHRVIRAGGENLSRTEWRKGERTIHDHILAGEAEKVVLARSIWRDTAGEWSVPLILDRLALGSDGCYLYGHRLSGDCFLGASPERLFRQSGNEITADSLAGTRPRGDDMEQDEQLAKDLLGSEKERAEQQHVTSFLRDRMAGLCDKVTADDEPKARRLTAVQHLHTEVRGQTKSGTRLDDVLETLHPTPAVCGVPRENARGIIANLETMPRGLFTGAMGWVDRDEAEFAVMIRAALISGARATLFAGAGIVKDSNPDAEWDETELKMQPLLRALEG
- the menD gene encoding 2-succinyl-5-enolpyruvyl-6-hydroxy-3-cyclohexene-1-carboxylic-acid synthase, whose product is MNPVNVNLLHASVLIGELAKYGARRAVISPGSRSAPLAVAAHSFPGLKTYTILDERSAAFFALGLSKADGKPVILICTSGTAAANYFPAVIEASRWGVLLVVLTADRPAALRQTGAPQTIDQTHLYGNFVRFFADVPEAKLDIERCRAVQSIAAEACAAATGSNPGPVHLNVPLDEPLAPIPESATEVKRLWTALRDEATERPAPRIETEPPEGAMRPVRQLVTESLCGLIVAGPGAASSFEEAEPIFHLARKLGWPLLADVVSGVRLFDEPVAPFYDFFLRTEELAALAPDVVLHLGGFPTSKMLAQYLDRHRAAQTFRIGRSFQAGDPLFREGMFIESSPAIFCRELAKRLGPSRDSLLLEPFQRASRLVSEELEHVTRESNDDCEALVTLAALNALKEEWNIVLASSLPVRYGDALFATQGRLHRVYGLRGVNGIDGTLSHAAGIATASGRPTLLVTGDLALVTI